A window of the Hordeum vulgare subsp. vulgare chromosome 5H, MorexV3_pseudomolecules_assembly, whole genome shotgun sequence genome harbors these coding sequences:
- the LOC123397165 gene encoding peroxidase 57-like, which produces MTEMTPGEPPRVTPIAGVVSDQIACDDEQRGEQSTQESMAAEGECRRSLYGRWVPTVVLVVVLAVAVLGLATDGQAQLQNGFYTGKCRGNDVEAVVRGIVKAPFAQDSAIVAHLLRLLFHECGVNGCDGGLLIDGTGTEKTASPNLSVKGYDLIATIKMELERRCPGVVSCSDIEILATRDAVNASTGQGYAVRTGRRDRRRSIATDINLPGPDFTAPQAAAFFRTLGLSSDDMVVLLGAHTVGVTHCSMIKKSRLYSYGGKAGATDPSMDPELASIYKTYVCPNTASSDNNIVFLDDRSSASKLDNSFYKMLQRRRGALMVDQNLYGDGSTRWMVDRLANTDHFRWLFPQALVKLGEVNVLTGTQGEVRKLCSKFN; this is translated from the exons ATGACGGAGATGACGCCTGGCGAGCCACCACGTGTTACACCCATCGCTGGAGTCGTGAGCGACCAGATCGCTTGTGATGACGAGCAGCGGGGCGAACAGTCGACACAGGAGTCAATGGCTGCCGAAGGAGAATGTCGTAGGAGCTTGTACGGAA ggtgggtgccaactgtcgtgctaGTGGTGGTGCTCGCCGTCGCCGTGCTTGGGCTTGCGACCGACGGCCAGGCGCAGCTGCAGAATGGGTTCTACACTGGCAAGTGCCGTGGCAACGACGTGGAGGCGGTGGTCCGTGGTATCGTCAAGGCCCCCTTCGCCCAGGACAGCGCCATCGTCGCCCACCTCCTACGCTTGCTGTTCCACGAGTGCGGCGTCAAT GGCTGCGATGGCGGGCTGCTGATCGACGGCACCGGCACAGAGAAGACGGCATCACCAAACCTGAGCGTGAAGGGCTACGATCTCATCGCCACCATCAAGATGGAACTTGAGAGGCGGTGCCCCGGCGTGGTATCCTGCTCCGACATCGAGATCCTCGCAACCAGGGACGCCGTCAATGCATCCACGGGACAAGGATACGCGGTGCGCACCGGACGCAGGGACCGCCGGCGGTCCATAGCCACCGACATAAACCTTCCGGGGCCAGATTTCACGGCCCCGCAGGCAGCTGCTTTCTTCCGCACCCTCGGCCTCAGCTCGGACGACATGGTCGTTCTGCTGGGCGCGCACACGGTTGGAGTCACTCACTGCAGCATGATCAAGAAGAGTCGTCTTTACAGCTACGGCGGCAAGGCTGGTGCAACGGACCCGAGCATGGACCCGGAGCTAGCGTCCATATACAAGACGTATGTGTGCCCTAACACGGCATCATCCGATAACAACATCGTGTTTCTAGACGACCGGTCCAGCGCGTCCAAGCTGGACAACAGCTTCTACAAGATGTTGCAGCGCCGCCGCGGCGCGCTCATGGTCGACCAAAACCTCTACGGCGACGGCTCCACGCGTTGGATGGTCGACAGGCTCGCCAATACCGACCATTTCCGTTGGCTCTTCCCGCAGGCGCTCGTGAAGCTCGGGGAGGTCAACGTGCTCACCGGCACACAGGGAGAGGTCCGCAAGCTCTGCAGCAAGTTCAACTGA